In Streptomyces sp. NBC_00091, the following proteins share a genomic window:
- a CDS encoding sugar ABC transporter substrate-binding protein produces the protein MNTRMRRAAVAVAAGAMAVSLAACGSAKEAGGEKKPSNAAATGDAIKVGLLLPENQTARYEKFDKPLIEKKIADLTGGKAEVVYANAKQDATTQNSQVDTMITNKVNVLIVDAVDAKAIAGAVKKAKDAGIPVVAYDRLAEGPIDAYTSFDNEEVGKVQGKALLEALGDKAKDGQIVMMNGSVTDPNAALFKKGAHSVLDGKVTIGKEYDTKEWKPENANTNMAGALTALGKDKVIGVYSANDGMAGGIITALKAAGLSPLPPVTGQDAELAGVQRIVAGEQFMSVYKPYAPEAAAAAEMAVALAKGEKIDGIINNKVDSPTAKGVPSVLIPVVSLTKANIKDTVVKDGVYTVDEICTDKFATACTTIGLK, from the coding sequence ATGAACACGCGTATGCGTAGAGCCGCCGTAGCCGTCGCCGCCGGCGCCATGGCCGTCTCGCTGGCCGCTTGTGGCAGCGCCAAGGAAGCGGGCGGCGAGAAGAAGCCCTCGAACGCCGCCGCCACCGGTGACGCCATCAAGGTCGGTCTGCTCCTGCCCGAGAACCAGACCGCGCGCTACGAGAAGTTCGACAAGCCGCTGATCGAGAAGAAGATCGCGGATCTCACCGGCGGCAAGGCCGAGGTGGTCTACGCCAACGCCAAGCAGGACGCGACCACGCAGAACTCCCAGGTCGACACGATGATCACCAACAAGGTGAACGTGCTGATCGTCGACGCGGTCGACGCCAAGGCCATCGCCGGCGCGGTCAAGAAGGCCAAGGACGCCGGCATCCCGGTCGTCGCCTACGACCGCCTGGCCGAGGGCCCGATCGACGCCTACACCTCCTTCGACAACGAAGAGGTCGGCAAGGTCCAGGGCAAGGCGCTGCTGGAGGCCCTGGGCGACAAGGCCAAGGACGGCCAGATCGTCATGATGAACGGCTCCGTCACCGACCCGAACGCCGCGCTGTTCAAGAAGGGCGCCCACTCCGTCCTCGACGGCAAGGTGACCATCGGCAAGGAGTACGACACCAAGGAGTGGAAGCCGGAGAACGCCAACACCAACATGGCGGGCGCGCTGACCGCGCTCGGCAAGGACAAGGTGATCGGCGTCTACTCCGCGAACGACGGCATGGCCGGCGGCATCATCACCGCCCTCAAGGCCGCCGGTCTGTCCCCCCTGCCCCCGGTCACCGGCCAGGACGCCGAACTCGCCGGTGTGCAGCGGATCGTGGCGGGCGAGCAGTTCATGAGCGTCTACAAGCCGTACGCCCCCGAGGCCGCGGCCGCCGCCGAGATGGCCGTCGCCCTCGCCAAGGGCGAGAAGATCGACGGGATCATCAACAACAAGGTCGACAGCCCGACCGCCAAGGGCGTTCCGTCCGTGCTGATCCCGGTCGTCTCGCTCACCAAGGCCAACATCAAGGACACCGTCGTCAAGGACGGCGTCTACACGGTCGACGAGATCTGCACCGACAAGTTCGCGACCGCCTGCACCACCATCGGCCTCAAGTAG
- a CDS encoding carbohydrate ABC transporter permease: MTAQSTVTKAPGEPSAERDGAAGGRRAREGGGRRSDGMVLNVFSHGFLAVWAILIVLPLIWLALGSFKTDTQIGASALSWPANWHFDAFGRAWDKGIGGYFGHTLIVMAFSVPLTMLFGSMAAYVLARYPFRGNRIIYYFFVSGAMFPVFLALVPLFFMVKRLDMLNTYQGLILVYIAYSMPFTVFFMHSFFRTLPTAVHEAAVIDGASDTRIFFQVMLPMAKPGLISVGIFNVLGQWNQYILPSVLMQPQSGSDPERYMLTQGLIQLQYQMGYETDLPVLFAGVTIAMIPMLVVYLSFQRQIQAGLTSATLK; encoded by the coding sequence ATGACTGCACAGTCCACAGTGACCAAGGCACCGGGCGAGCCCTCGGCCGAGCGGGACGGCGCCGCCGGCGGCCGCCGCGCCCGGGAGGGCGGTGGCCGCCGCTCCGACGGCATGGTGCTCAACGTCTTCTCGCACGGCTTCCTCGCCGTCTGGGCGATACTGATCGTCCTGCCCCTGATCTGGCTGGCGCTCGGCTCGTTCAAGACCGACACGCAGATCGGCGCCTCGGCCCTCAGCTGGCCCGCCAACTGGCACTTCGACGCCTTCGGCCGTGCCTGGGACAAGGGCATCGGCGGCTACTTCGGCCACACGCTGATCGTGATGGCCTTCTCGGTCCCGCTGACCATGCTGTTCGGCTCCATGGCCGCGTACGTCCTGGCCCGCTACCCCTTCCGGGGGAACCGGATCATCTACTACTTCTTCGTCAGCGGGGCGATGTTCCCCGTCTTCCTGGCGCTCGTACCGCTGTTCTTCATGGTCAAGCGCCTGGACATGCTCAACACGTACCAGGGGCTGATCCTGGTCTACATCGCCTACTCGATGCCCTTCACCGTCTTCTTCATGCACTCCTTCTTCCGCACCCTGCCGACGGCGGTGCACGAGGCGGCGGTGATCGACGGGGCCTCCGACACCCGGATCTTCTTCCAGGTGATGCTGCCGATGGCCAAGCCGGGCCTGATCAGCGTGGGGATATTCAATGTCCTGGGCCAGTGGAACCAGTACATCCTGCCCTCCGTGCTGATGCAGCCCCAGAGCGGATCGGACCCCGAGCGCTACATGCTCACCCAGGGCCTGATCCAGCTCCAGTACCAGATGGGCTACGAGACGGACCTGCCGGTGCTGTTCGCCGGCGTGACCATCGCGATGATCCCGATGCTGGTGGTCTACCTGTCCTTCCAGCGCCAGATCCAGGCGGGCCTCACTTCGGCGACGCTGAAGTAG
- a CDS encoding MgtC/SapB family protein — MTLLTQWEMAGHLAAALGFGAVIGLERQWRARMAGLRTNALVAGGAALFVLLSQYGFLSAVSEVNYDGSRVAAQIVSGIGFLGAGVIMRDGLSVRGLNTAATLWCSAAVGCLAGVGLFVLAAFGTVGVVGANLLLRPLGRRLDREPGGGAEVATDYHFEAVCLEAEEAHIRHRLVDALGRPGYQLREIRSQDGPVPGRVTVSALLTAEGETGRALEEAVSNLSLDPSVSAVSWSAVPA; from the coding sequence ATGACACTGCTCACGCAATGGGAGATGGCCGGGCACCTGGCCGCGGCCCTCGGCTTCGGGGCCGTCATCGGCCTGGAACGGCAGTGGCGCGCCCGGATGGCGGGACTGCGTACGAACGCCCTGGTGGCGGGCGGGGCGGCGCTGTTCGTGCTGCTCTCGCAGTACGGGTTCCTGAGCGCGGTCTCCGAGGTGAACTACGACGGCTCGCGGGTCGCGGCCCAGATCGTCTCGGGGATCGGCTTCCTCGGCGCCGGGGTGATCATGCGGGACGGGCTGAGCGTCCGGGGCCTGAACACGGCCGCCACCCTGTGGTGTTCGGCGGCCGTGGGCTGCCTGGCCGGGGTGGGCCTGTTCGTCCTCGCCGCCTTCGGCACGGTGGGCGTGGTGGGGGCCAACCTCCTGCTGCGCCCGCTGGGCCGGCGCCTGGACCGCGAGCCGGGCGGTGGGGCGGAGGTGGCCACCGACTACCACTTCGAGGCCGTCTGTCTGGAGGCGGAGGAGGCCCACATCCGCCACCGGCTGGTCGACGCGCTGGGCCGGCCGGGCTACCAGCTGCGGGAGATCCGCAGCCAGGACGGCCCGGTGCCCGGCCGGGTGACGGTGTCGGCCCTGCTGACCGCCGAGGGGGAGACGGGCCGGGCGCTGGAGGAAGCGGTCAGCAACCTCTCGCTCGACCCTTCGGTCTCGGCGGTGAGCTGGTCGGCGGTGCCCGCGTGA
- the mgtA gene encoding magnesium-translocating P-type ATPase yields MTMLTPRTPTKLAPPGRARRERKAAELEARTRTVGERLARASARPGVQVLQEVDASGNGLTHAEAALRLERHGTNVVAQERAPLWFVQLAKAYWNPFIGVLVFLAAVMYWQDPADPGVIILSVMVGISGLLRFWQEYRSGRAADALKKLVTTTCAVQRRAGSGSGPTTFEVPMDQVVPGDLIKLAAGDLIPADLRLITSKDLMVGQAALSGESLPVAKADTRPHDLGQQATTDPVEADNLCLMGTSVTSGTATGVVVATGADTYFGSMAGSLVGERPETNFDTGVRKVSFLLIRFMLVMVPIVFMINGFTKGDWEAAFLLGIAVAVGLTPEMLPMVVSANLARGAVAMSKRKVVVKRLNAIQNLGAMDVLCTDKTGTLTEDRIVLDRYLDVHGDDDNEVLEYGYLNSHFQTGLKNLMDQAVIDRVGEAEEVVVDARFSMVDEIPFDFARRRMSVVLNRNSIVGDLGRSEHVMITKGAVEEVLALCTHMTDRGQKVELTEQLRWHVSRIAEDNNRKGLRVLAVATRTMSTPRDTYTVADEDQLTLVGFLAFLDPPKADAAQALQGLADKGIAVKVVTGDNELVAARVCADVGLTVGHVVGGTEIDTLDDTELRALAARTTVFAKVNPVQKARIVRALQAEGHTVGFLGDGINDAAALRDADVGISVDTAVDIAKESADIILLEKDLTVLEQGVVQGRTTFGNTIKYIKMTASSNFGNVFSVLVASAFIPFQPMLAIMLLVQNLVYDIAQLATPWDRMDEEYLRKPRNWDAKGIGRFMLCIGPISSIFDIAMFVVMWNVFAANSEANQALFQSGWFIEGLLSQTLIVHMIRTRKIPFIQSRASWPVMVMTVLAVLTGLYLPFSPLAASLGFVALPAGYFPWLIGVLLAYCALTQLVKTWYIRRFNTWL; encoded by the coding sequence ATGACCATGCTCACCCCCCGTACCCCCACGAAGCTCGCACCCCCGGGCCGGGCCCGCCGCGAGCGCAAGGCCGCCGAGCTGGAGGCCCGTACCCGCACCGTCGGCGAGCGGCTCGCCCGGGCCAGCGCCCGCCCGGGCGTCCAGGTCCTGCAGGAAGTGGACGCCTCCGGCAATGGCCTCACCCACGCCGAGGCCGCGCTGCGCCTGGAGCGCCACGGCACCAATGTCGTCGCCCAGGAGCGCGCGCCCCTGTGGTTCGTCCAGCTCGCGAAGGCGTACTGGAACCCCTTCATCGGGGTCCTGGTCTTCCTCGCGGCCGTCATGTACTGGCAGGACCCGGCGGACCCGGGCGTCATCATCCTCTCGGTGATGGTCGGGATCAGCGGACTGCTCCGCTTCTGGCAGGAGTACCGCTCGGGCCGGGCCGCCGACGCGCTGAAGAAGCTCGTCACCACCACCTGCGCGGTGCAGCGCCGGGCCGGCAGCGGCTCGGGCCCCACCACCTTCGAGGTCCCGATGGACCAGGTGGTCCCGGGCGACCTGATCAAGCTCGCCGCCGGCGACCTGATCCCGGCCGACCTGCGGCTGATCACCTCCAAGGACCTGATGGTCGGCCAGGCGGCGCTGTCCGGCGAGTCGTTGCCGGTCGCCAAGGCCGACACTCGTCCCCACGACCTCGGCCAGCAGGCGACCACCGACCCGGTGGAGGCCGACAACCTCTGCCTGATGGGGACCTCGGTCACCTCCGGGACCGCGACCGGAGTCGTCGTCGCCACCGGCGCCGACACCTACTTCGGCTCGATGGCCGGCTCCCTGGTCGGCGAGCGCCCGGAGACCAACTTCGACACCGGCGTGCGCAAGGTCAGCTTCCTGCTGATCCGCTTCATGCTGGTGATGGTCCCGATCGTCTTCATGATCAACGGCTTCACCAAGGGCGACTGGGAGGCCGCCTTCCTCCTCGGCATCGCCGTGGCGGTCGGCCTCACCCCCGAGATGCTGCCGATGGTGGTCTCGGCCAACCTGGCGCGCGGCGCCGTGGCGATGTCCAAGCGCAAGGTCGTCGTCAAGCGGCTCAACGCGATCCAGAACCTGGGCGCCATGGACGTGCTCTGCACGGACAAGACCGGCACCCTCACCGAGGACCGGATCGTCCTGGACCGCTACCTGGACGTGCACGGCGACGACGACAACGAGGTCCTGGAGTACGGCTACCTCAACTCGCACTTCCAGACCGGCCTGAAGAACCTGATGGACCAGGCGGTCATCGACCGCGTGGGCGAGGCCGAGGAGGTTGTCGTCGACGCTCGGTTCTCGATGGTCGACGAGATCCCCTTCGACTTCGCCCGGCGCCGGATGTCCGTGGTCCTGAACCGCAACAGCATCGTGGGCGACCTCGGCCGCTCCGAGCACGTCATGATCACCAAGGGTGCCGTCGAGGAAGTCCTCGCCCTGTGCACGCACATGACGGACCGCGGGCAGAAGGTCGAGCTGACCGAGCAGCTGCGCTGGCACGTCTCGCGCATCGCCGAGGACAACAACCGCAAGGGCCTGCGCGTCCTCGCCGTCGCCACCCGCACGATGAGCACCCCCCGCGACACCTACACGGTCGCCGACGAGGACCAGCTGACCCTGGTCGGCTTCCTCGCCTTCCTCGACCCGCCGAAGGCCGACGCCGCCCAGGCCCTGCAGGGCCTCGCTGACAAGGGCATCGCGGTCAAGGTGGTGACCGGCGACAACGAGCTCGTCGCCGCCCGGGTCTGCGCCGACGTCGGCCTCACCGTCGGCCACGTGGTCGGCGGCACCGAGATCGACACCCTCGACGACACCGAACTGCGCGCGCTGGCCGCCCGTACGACGGTCTTCGCCAAGGTCAACCCGGTCCAGAAGGCCCGGATCGTACGGGCCCTGCAGGCCGAGGGGCACACCGTCGGCTTCCTCGGTGACGGGATCAACGACGCAGCCGCCCTGCGCGACGCCGATGTCGGCATCTCGGTCGACACCGCCGTCGACATCGCCAAGGAGTCGGCGGACATCATCCTGCTGGAGAAGGACCTGACCGTCCTCGAGCAGGGCGTGGTCCAGGGCCGGACCACCTTCGGCAACACGATCAAGTACATCAAGATGACGGCGTCGTCGAACTTCGGCAATGTCTTCTCGGTGCTGGTGGCGAGCGCGTTCATCCCCTTCCAGCCGATGCTCGCGATCATGCTGCTGGTCCAGAACCTGGTCTACGACATCGCCCAGCTGGCCACCCCGTGGGACCGGATGGACGAGGAGTACCTGCGCAAGCCCCGCAACTGGGACGCCAAGGGCATCGGCCGCTTCATGCTCTGCATCGGCCCGATCAGCTCCATCTTCGACATCGCGATGTTCGTCGTCATGTGGAACGTGTTCGCCGCCAACAGCGAGGCGAACCAGGCGCTCTTCCAGTCCGGCTGGTTCATCGAGGGCCTGCTCTCGCAGACCCTGATCGTCCACATGATCCGCACCCGCAAGATCCCCTTCATCCAGTCCCGCGCCTCCTGGCCGGTGATGGTGATGACCGTCCTCGCGGTGCTGACCGGGCTCTACCTGCCCTTCTCCCCGCTGGCCGCCTCGCTGGGCTTCGTCGCCCTGCCGGCGGGCTACTTCCCCTGGCTGATCGGCGTACTGCTCGCGTACTGCGCGCTCACGCAGCTGGTGAAGACCTGGTACATCCGCCGCTTCAACACCTGGCTCTAA
- the ngcE gene encoding N-acetylglucosamine/diacetylchitobiose ABC transporter substrate-binding protein: MSFLSACASGGEDTTKGPDKGLVSKENPFGVAKGGKLDVVIFKGGFGDDYAKAWEAAFDKKWGTTSSHLATQEIAAKLQPRFNTGNPPDVLNDSGAQMIKIDVLAKGGQLADLSAVLDAPSLDDPNKKVRDTLIPGTVQQGTQGGKFVALNYVYTVFGLWYSGKLFKEKGWTEPKTWDEFLAVCAKAKEAGIGGLAHQGKYPYYINVVIMDLIAKKGGLEAMKAIDNLAPNAFEGNPAALAAVEAVYEVVEKGYLMPGTNGLTHTESQTAWNQYKAAFIPSGSWLENEQLKQTPEDFDMKFLPVPVLADSKLPFTAIRAGANEAFVVPEKAANKAGGMEFLRSMLSREWSTIFAQQANSLTVVKDGVDPGVKLRPGTQSAVAAVKTAGENTFNYLYPDWYSEMDADIQNASNELMAQRIQPKEWIKRAQAAVDKAAKDPNAKNNHRS; this comes from the coding sequence ATGAGCTTCCTGTCCGCCTGCGCCTCCGGCGGTGAGGACACCACGAAGGGCCCCGACAAGGGGCTCGTGTCCAAGGAGAACCCCTTCGGCGTCGCCAAGGGCGGCAAGCTCGACGTGGTCATCTTCAAGGGCGGTTTCGGCGACGACTACGCGAAGGCCTGGGAGGCCGCCTTCGACAAGAAGTGGGGCACCACCAGCTCCCACCTGGCCACGCAGGAGATCGCGGCCAAGCTCCAGCCCCGGTTCAACACCGGCAACCCGCCGGACGTCCTCAACGACTCCGGCGCCCAGATGATCAAGATCGACGTGCTCGCCAAGGGCGGCCAGCTCGCCGACCTCAGCGCGGTCCTCGACGCCCCCTCGCTCGACGACCCGAACAAGAAGGTCCGCGACACCCTGATCCCCGGCACGGTCCAACAGGGCACCCAGGGCGGAAAGTTCGTCGCCCTGAACTACGTCTACACCGTCTTCGGACTCTGGTACTCCGGCAAGCTCTTCAAGGAGAAGGGCTGGACCGAGCCGAAGACCTGGGACGAGTTCCTGGCCGTCTGCGCCAAGGCCAAGGAGGCCGGCATCGGCGGCCTGGCCCACCAGGGCAAGTACCCGTACTACATCAATGTCGTCATCATGGACCTGATCGCCAAGAAGGGCGGTCTGGAGGCCATGAAGGCCATCGACAACCTGGCGCCGAACGCCTTCGAGGGCAACCCCGCCGCCCTGGCCGCCGTCGAGGCCGTCTACGAGGTGGTCGAGAAGGGCTACCTCATGCCGGGCACCAACGGCCTGACCCACACGGAGTCCCAGACCGCCTGGAACCAGTACAAGGCGGCCTTCATCCCCTCCGGCTCCTGGCTGGAGAACGAGCAGCTCAAGCAGACCCCGGAGGACTTCGACATGAAGTTCCTGCCGGTGCCGGTGCTCGCCGACAGCAAGCTGCCCTTCACCGCCATCCGGGCGGGGGCCAACGAGGCCTTCGTCGTCCCGGAGAAGGCCGCCAACAAGGCCGGCGGCATGGAGTTCCTGCGCTCCATGCTCTCCCGCGAATGGTCGACGATCTTCGCCCAGCAGGCCAACTCCCTCACCGTCGTCAAGGACGGCGTGGACCCCGGCGTCAAGCTCCGCCCGGGCACCCAGTCCGCCGTCGCCGCGGTCAAGACGGCCGGGGAGAACACCTTCAACTACCTCTACCCCGACTGGTACAGCGAGATGGACGCCGACATCCAGAACGCGTCCAATGAGCTGATGGCCCAGCGGATCCAGCCAAAGGAGTGGATCAAGCGGGCGCAGGCTGCGGTAGACAAGGCTGCCAAGGACCCCAACGCCAAGAACAACCACCGCAGCTGA
- a CDS encoding carbohydrate ABC transporter permease, translating into MSQVARGRGRTGFIAGFLVLPLALYLTFVIWPYIQTFGYSFTNWSGQSPTFDFVGLENYSTLMKDEVFRGALWHNLLLLVFVPVITILLALFFAFMVNAGGRSGAGGVRGVRGSAFYKIVYFFPQVLSLAILAVLFGAVYRSDEGGLLNGFLAKVGLVDPAHPVEWLNQPDLVLWCLLLVVVWHGVGFYLVLFSAAMQSVPKDIYEAALLDGAGRAQTFLKVTLPLLWDSVQTSAVYLGIAAMDMFVLVSTMTSGQFGGGPDHHSEVMATVLMRNFLYFGKSGYACAMGVVMLLLTMILSIVTLRATRRERIEF; encoded by the coding sequence ATGAGCCAAGTAGCCCGGGGCAGGGGACGGACCGGCTTCATCGCCGGCTTCCTCGTCCTGCCGCTCGCGCTGTATCTGACTTTCGTCATCTGGCCGTACATCCAGACGTTCGGCTATTCCTTCACCAACTGGTCGGGCCAGTCACCGACGTTCGACTTCGTCGGCCTGGAGAACTACTCCACCCTGATGAAGGACGAGGTCTTCCGCGGCGCCCTGTGGCACAACCTGCTGCTCCTGGTGTTCGTCCCGGTGATCACCATCCTGCTGGCCCTCTTCTTCGCCTTCATGGTGAACGCCGGAGGGCGCAGCGGGGCGGGCGGGGTGCGGGGCGTACGGGGATCGGCCTTCTACAAGATCGTCTACTTCTTCCCGCAGGTCCTCTCCCTCGCCATCCTCGCGGTGCTCTTCGGAGCGGTGTACCGCAGCGACGAGGGCGGCCTGCTGAACGGATTCCTCGCCAAGGTCGGTCTCGTCGACCCCGCCCACCCCGTCGAATGGCTCAACCAGCCCGACCTCGTCCTGTGGTGCCTGCTGCTGGTGGTGGTCTGGCACGGGGTCGGCTTCTACCTGGTCCTCTTCTCGGCGGCGATGCAGTCCGTACCCAAGGACATCTACGAGGCCGCCCTGCTCGACGGCGCCGGGCGCGCCCAGACCTTCCTCAAGGTCACGCTGCCCCTGCTGTGGGACTCTGTGCAGACCTCCGCGGTCTACCTGGGCATCGCCGCGATGGACATGTTCGTCCTGGTGTCGACCATGACCTCGGGCCAGTTCGGCGGCGGACCCGACCACCACAGCGAGGTCATGGCCACGGTGCTGATGCGCAACTTCCTGTACTTCGGCAAGAGCGGATACGCCTGCGCCATGGGCGTGGTCATGCTCCTCCTGACCATGATCCTCTCCATCGTCACGCTGCGCGCCACCCGCCGCGAGCGCATCGAGTTCTGA
- a CDS encoding ATP-binding cassette domain-containing protein, whose protein sequence is MVHVSAAPVLALRGVSKRFGAVQALTDVELEIHSGEVVALVGDNGAGKSTLVKTIAGVHPIDDGVIEWEGRPVSIGKPHDAQNLGIATVYQDLALCDNIDVVGNLFLGRELKRFGVLDEVEMERRARALLTTLSIRIPSVRIPIASLSGGQRQTVAIARSMLGEPQLVILDEPTAALGVEQTAQVLDLVERLRERGHAVILISHNMADVKAVADKVAVLRLGRNNGVFNVADTSKEEIISAITGATDNAVTRRAARTGEARQ, encoded by the coding sequence ATGGTTCATGTGTCCGCTGCGCCCGTGCTGGCGTTGCGAGGGGTCTCGAAGCGGTTCGGCGCCGTCCAGGCCCTGACCGACGTAGAACTCGAGATCCACTCCGGTGAGGTCGTCGCCCTGGTCGGCGACAACGGCGCCGGCAAGTCCACGCTGGTCAAGACGATCGCCGGCGTGCACCCCATCGATGACGGAGTCATCGAGTGGGAGGGCCGCCCGGTCTCCATCGGCAAGCCCCACGACGCCCAGAACCTCGGCATCGCGACCGTCTACCAGGACCTCGCGCTGTGCGACAACATCGACGTCGTCGGCAACCTCTTCCTGGGCCGCGAGCTCAAGCGCTTCGGCGTACTCGACGAGGTGGAGATGGAGCGCCGCGCCCGCGCGCTCCTGACCACCCTGTCCATCCGGATCCCCAGTGTCCGGATCCCCATCGCCTCGCTCTCCGGCGGCCAGCGCCAGACCGTGGCGATCGCCCGCTCGATGCTGGGCGAGCCCCAGCTCGTCATCCTCGACGAGCCCACCGCCGCCCTCGGCGTCGAGCAGACCGCACAGGTCCTCGACCTCGTGGAGCGGCTGCGCGAGCGAGGCCACGCCGTCATCCTCATCAGCCACAACATGGCCGATGTGAAGGCCGTCGCCGACAAGGTGGCGGTGCTGCGGCTGGGCCGCAACAACGGCGTCTTCAATGTCGCCGACACCTCGAAGGAAGAGATCATCTCCGCCATCACCGGGGCCACGGACAACGCCGTGACCCGCCGGGCGGCCCGCACCGGGGAGGCCCGACAGTGA
- a CDS encoding ROK family transcriptional regulator, with protein sequence MQTPGSQSSLHRANLERVVRAVRLAGSLTQAEIARTTGLSAATVSNIVRELREGGTVEVTDTSAGGRRARSVSLSGDAGIVIGVDFGHTHLRVAVGNLAHQVLAEEAEPLDVDASWVDGFDRAESLVGRLIAGVGVGRDKVIGVGLGVPGPIDVESGTLGSTAILPGWAGINPRQELSQRLGVPVYVDNDANLGALGELVWGSGRGVRDLAYIKVASGVGAGLVINGQIYRGPGGTAGEIGHITLDESGPVCRCGNRGCLETFAAARYVLPLLQGTHGPELTMEKVVELARAGDPGCRRVITDVGRHVGSGVASLCNLLNPSRVVLGGSLAEAGELVLAPIRESVGRYAIPSAARQLSVLTGSLGGRAEVLGALALVLSEMGDSTLLAENGIGMRAPAAMSSVR encoded by the coding sequence GTGCAGACTCCCGGATCGCAGTCCTCGCTGCATCGCGCGAACCTCGAGCGGGTCGTGCGGGCCGTGCGCCTCGCCGGTTCGCTGACCCAGGCGGAGATCGCCCGCACCACCGGACTGTCGGCGGCCACGGTCTCCAACATCGTCCGTGAGCTGAGGGAGGGCGGGACCGTCGAGGTCACCGACACCTCGGCCGGCGGCCGCCGGGCCCGCAGCGTCTCCCTCAGCGGGGACGCGGGCATCGTGATCGGCGTGGACTTCGGCCACACCCACCTGCGGGTGGCCGTGGGCAACCTCGCGCACCAGGTGCTGGCCGAGGAGGCCGAGCCACTGGACGTGGACGCCTCCTGGGTGGACGGCTTCGACCGGGCGGAATCGCTGGTCGGGCGGCTGATCGCGGGCGTGGGCGTGGGCCGCGACAAGGTCATCGGCGTGGGGCTCGGCGTCCCGGGCCCCATCGACGTGGAGTCCGGCACCCTGGGCTCGACCGCGATCCTGCCGGGCTGGGCCGGGATCAACCCCCGCCAGGAGCTCTCCCAGCGCCTGGGCGTACCGGTCTACGTGGACAACGACGCGAACCTCGGCGCCCTGGGGGAGCTGGTCTGGGGCAGTGGCCGGGGGGTCCGGGACCTGGCGTACATCAAGGTCGCGAGCGGTGTGGGCGCGGGCCTGGTGATCAACGGTCAGATCTACCGGGGACCCGGCGGCACCGCCGGGGAGATCGGGCACATCACCCTGGACGAATCGGGCCCCGTCTGCCGCTGCGGCAACCGCGGCTGCCTGGAGACCTTCGCCGCCGCCCGCTACGTGCTGCCGCTGCTCCAGGGCACCCACGGACCGGAGCTGACGATGGAAAAGGTGGTCGAGCTGGCCCGGGCCGGGGACCCGGGCTGCCGCCGGGTCATCACCGACGTGGGCCGGCACGTCGGCAGCGGCGTGGCCAGCCTCTGCAACCTCCTGAACCCGAGCCGGGTGGTGCTGGGCGGCTCGCTCGCCGAGGCGGGCGAGCTGGTGCTGGCGCCGATCCGCGAGTCCGTGGGGAGGTACGCGATCCCCAGCGCGGCCCGCCAGTTGTCGGTCCTCACCGGCTCGCTGGGCGGCCGTGCGGAGGTACTCGGCGCACTGGCCCTCGTACTCAGCGAGATGGGCGATTCGACGCTTTTGGCGGAAAATGGCATTGGGATGCGAGCCCCGGCCGCCATGTCTTCAGTTAGATAA